The following nucleotide sequence is from Zingiber officinale cultivar Zhangliang chromosome 10A, Zo_v1.1, whole genome shotgun sequence.
aggatcctcccccttcgtcgatgctcatctctaagGAACTTTCAATGTCCCTCTGGTGATTTGCCATCAAAGCTAATCTAGCATAGGCCTCAATCTCGAACTTAGAGGATGACGACTCATCCCAAGttaccttcagattcttgtgctttgaTCTTGTCGGTCTTTTACCCTTatctttctctctcttctttAGTTCGGGGCAGtcgtccttgatgtgtccttctccttggcagttgtagcatcaTACCTTCCTTTTACTTCTGAAGTCATTTTTTATTTGCAACTTGAatctattagatttaataaatctatTGAATTTGCTTACCAATAATGCTGCTTCATCTATGTAGATTGAATTCTCAGAGTCTTGATCTAGTTCATCCTTTTGGTTGGCTTTTAGTGCTATGTTATGGGTTGTCTTTTCTTCTTTGTTTCGCAAGactacacatcttgattcgtgaagttcaaaagtggaaaaaatatttttttaatgaactAACTTCAAGGTCTTTAGATATGTAAAATGAGTCGACTATAAATGTCCACTTGggtgtcctaggaaatgcatttaaagaataccttaacgaatctcagttcattatattttttccaagattcgtgagtccagtgatgagtcctttgatcctcgagtgcagatgtgcaactgttTCACTTTCTTCCATCTGGAGGTTTGTCAGTTGGTTCCGGAGCAGGTCTCCTCTCGCGAGCTTTGCTTTGGAAGTTCCTTCATGcaactccaggaacttctcccaaaattTCTTTGCTGATTTGTAATCTCTGAGCTACTTTACTTCCTGGGGTGCGGATCCACTTTACTTCCTGTGGTGGaagtacgctgagtaggtggaactagGCTCGTCTGTTtgctacgaagtctgcttgctccttcttggtccattggtgttcttccttttcatttccttaggagtctttgggagctacaaaaccatatttaattattaacagaattttaaaattagttttgaaaaatacctccatgcgtttCTTTCAAGACGcaaattctccctcaaacttcAGTGGAAAGATTGTAGGTCCGACCATCATTTTGATGCTTAGGTtaacagttagtccttctgagacggttggcctctgataccaattgttgacaCAGAGAGACCGGCAATAAGAGGTGAATTTTCTATAAAACAAAAATCtctttctcgttctttcaactcataTTAGTagcaacaaaaaattaaattaaacaacaaAAAAATGAAAGACGAGGCACaaaatttacttgattacaacctacgtgattgttaatccaagactaatGAAAAGTTCTAAAAGTCTTCTtcgatgaaggtggagaagcctcttacacttgttGAATGCTCATGCAGTTGCTAGAAAATGAATAGAAGAGTTGATTCTCAATTCCtaagtccaggggtctttttatagcccctagaaaatcttatccgtagttggaaggcgcctccaacaagctgaAGACACCTCCAGTAAGGCaagaaaggataaaactttatcctttgccAACGACACTTTTGCCCAGTCAAAGGCGCCCTCCAAGTTGATTGAAGGCGCTTTCCatgaagggttgaaggcgccttcaatagcttgaatgcaccttccaccagaaaggcacgaaggtgccttcaatccaCTTGAAGACACCTTCAGCAGCTTCTTCAGAGCTCCAAGTCTTCTCCTTTGGCTCTTCCGCTGCTCTACTCGTTTGGGtaatttcagccaaccgaaatagggctcacccgaaccttgtttcggccttctcctcgagcagtcttccttccgagcttctcgtccctcaaaccgCCGTGTTCCTCCTTCTCGTCTActggtgtactctttcacagcacctcgtccctcggatgcacggagcccgtcgactctcttcccatgtcatccttctcgctagttgtgtcatCCGCTCGACTTTttatgtttctaagctcctgcacacttagacacaagaatcaaatacacaagatttaacttaatttggttgatcacatcaaaactaccatggggtaccaaCAGGTTTTAACTTTAAAGTTagagatgatgtattttctttatATAAACATGAGTACTATTATGGTTCTCGTACTTTAATAGATGGtttatatcatttcaatcttGATGTTAATTTTGTTGAATCTCTATTTTATGTTGAACACATAACTGGTAGTAAACACAATGCATATAATGAGAATTCTACTTATTTATGGCATCAAAGATTAGGTCATATATCCAAAGAAAGGATAATAAGGTTAACCATAGTACAAGAATAATAGAGTCTGGTAATGCTCAGTTCATTGAGAATAGCTAGTTTAGTGGAAGTGAGAAATCACGAAAAGTGGATATTAGATAGGCTTGTGGTGAATCTTCTTCACTTAATGTTTCTCATAAAGTTGTTGATCCATTTGTTGCATCACAATTACACAACACATcaagacaacaaaataataatatccAAAACCCACAAAATGAACATATAGATGATGAACCAACTAACAATGTGCAAGTCACAAATGAACAAATGATAGAAGAGGTGCAAGAAATATCATTAAGGAGGTCTGAAAGGCAAAGAAGACCAGCTATTTCAAATGATTATATCATTTATTTACTTGAACATGAATGTGACTTAAGCATTGATAAAGATCCAGTctcattcatacaatccataaaAAGTGACAATTCTGAAAAATTACTCAATGCTATGAAAGAAGTGTTAATTTCCATGGATGACAATAAAGTATGAGATCTAATTGAATTGCCTCAAGGTTCAAAACAAGTTGGTTGTAAATGGGTCTTTAAGACCAAACATGACTCAAAAGGCAACATCAAAAGGTATAAAGCTAGACTTGTCTCCAAAGGATATACTCAAAAGAATGACATTGACTATAAAGAGATATTCTCTCCAGTTTCTAAGGACTCTTTGAGGATTATTTTGGCTTTGGTGGCTCATTATGACCTAAATCttcaccaaatggatgtaaagaccgCCTTTTTGAATGGTAACTTagaagaagaagtttatatgGATCAACCTGAAGGTTTCATAACCACAGGAAAAGAAAATCTAGTGTGTAAATTAAAGAAGTCGAtatatggactgaaacaagcttccAGACAATAGTATCTTAAATTCAATGATATCATTACATCGTATGATTTTGTAGAGAACACTGTTGATCGATGTATCTATATGAATATCAGTGGGAGTAAGTTTACTATTTTAATTCTATATGTTGATGAAATTCTCCTTACTGCCAATGATATCGCATTGTTACATGATGTAAAGAAATTTCTctctaaaaactttaaaataaaagATATGGGTGAGGCATATTAtgtgataggaatagaaatattCAATGGCAGATCACAAGGATTGTTGGGATTATCTCAGAAGAACTATATTAACAAAGTATTAGAGTAATTCAGAGTGAAAATTTGCTCCGCGAAAATAGTTCCAATTCAAAAAGGCAACAAATTTAGTGAAATGCAATGTCCTAAATATGACTTGGAACAAAAGGAAATGGAGTCAATTCCCTATGTATCAGTGGTTGGAAGTTTAATGTATGCCCAGATATGTGCTCAGTCAGATATAAGTTTGGTTGTTGGAATGTTAAgctgatatcaaagtaatcctgggATGAACCACTGGAAAGCTGCAAAGAAAGTTCTTAACTACTTACAAGGCACCAAAGATTACATGCTCACGTATAAAAAAATTAGATTAACTTAAACTGATTGGCTACACAGATTCAGACTATGCTAGATGTATGGCCTCGAGGAAATCTACGTTTGGGTATATTTTTCTCCTAGTAGGAGGAGCAGTTTCATGGGAAAGTGGAAAGCAGCCCCTAATTACTACTTCCACCATGAAGGCCAAATTTGTGGCATGTTTTGAGGTCATAGTTCACGCATAGTGGTTGCAAAACTTTACCTTGGGGCTTGGCATTATCGATAACATAGACAGGCCGTAAAGAATTTACTGTGATAATACCGTAGCtatgtttttcttttaaaatgaTAAGTACTCAAAAGGTGCAAAGCACATAGATTTGAAATACTTATCTGTCAAAGAAGAAGTGCAGAAACAAAAGGTGTCAATTGAGCATATTAGAACCGATTTTATGATAGTGAATCCGTTAACTAAAGGATTATCATCCAAAATATCTATTGGTCATGTAGAAAGGATGGGTATTATGGATAAATCCTTGTTAATGTCATATTCATATGAATACATATGTATGAAAAGATGCTCATATTAAATGGCACTtctgaattaaattaaaattatgtttctgcttattttcttgttatctatatatatatatatatatatataatattttgatGTGATAACATAATAGGTCTTTGacaagatattaaaaaaaattatagaattaattaaaGTTGTTGGATTGTGTTGATTTTATAGTACGTGGAAGGAATCATGTCGTTAAATGACTTGTGCccagtaggagattgttagattaTTTTCTATTATGACCTATGTAATGTATATAGTTGACTTTAATATAAAAGGGCTTAATGTGATGATTGTTTGGTTAAAAGGTCATTAAAGTCACGAGGTTTTATTTTAAATAGAATCCCTCCTCTCTcactttttataaaattaattatccaAAATGAGTTGTCAAAAGGATAGTGATTGGAAGTTATTATAACTCCCAACAGAAATTATAGTGGGATAACTTCTTATCGTGGATAAGATATATAAAGGATATATCTTTTATCATCAAATATATCAAGAACAGAaaagatagagagaagagaaagaagaagcaaATTCTGGAACAAGaaagatagagagaagagatggAGGAAGCAAGTTTGATATATCTAGAATCTTATATATTATGGATCCAGATATATTTTTCTCATCATTTcctaatattaaatattatgAAAATCATTATATCCAAGTTCCTTTTTCGTATGTTAAAGTTGTGTTACTTCTAATACTTTTAATTTCAAAACACGACCAATAGATAGGAATATAATTAGTACTTTGATAAATACAAACCAAAGTACATATGCAATGTTTTTATTCTTACATAAATGGATTCTTAGTGTTTGTCCTGTATAGGGGTGAGGAAAATATCAAAAATTATAGTATACATCATATATCATACCTATATATGTCGTTCATACCAAAATTTTCAATATTAATATtggtataaaatttattatttcttAGTATTTCGGTATATGCCAAAatattgaataaattattttataaattatttattttttaattagagTTCTAAGTTTTAATAGGTTTTAGTTTGTTTAAATTTTCTCTTTTCCCAATCCCATTCTCTACATACAATCTTATAgttcaatccaaatcaaaagttatgatattTTAAAGTTCACTCGGCaaacatgttgtagcaactattaaccagtaGTTGGTACATAATTTTCTCTATTTCAACAACTACTGGTTTGTAAATACTACAACAGCATAGTAACTATTAactaataattactataatatatttttttttcaataatgtTGTAGCAATTATTATATGTCTCATTATTTAATTTGAGTTAAAACTTATAATATCTCAAACTTTACTCAATATATATTGTCTAGAGACCTGCTTTCCTCCCCTCCCCTGACACCCTCACCTCCCGGGCCCACCCATGTTTTGACCCCCTTATTCACTCCACGTTTTTTTTCTTcacatttatatttctttttaatcagtttttttatcaaattttttttaactgttttattttttaatcagttttttttatcatttttttttatcaattttactctttttaaataattttttattatatatttaccatgataaataatatttatttaatattaaaaaaatagtataattttttaatattttatttatttttaattgtatATTTTCACATCCCACATTCATCATATTATTTatctttatattattatttttatttcattttttttgttttttattaagtatttttggGCAAGAATATCATATTTATAATCTGAGATCGGATTCTATGTCCGTAATTTTCTCTGTCCCTGTGTTCTACTCGTCGCCTCCAGTCCACTATCGGCGACCTCTGGTCGTTGTCCCGACCAAAACTATACCCTAggggaaggtgaacccaaggAGATCGACATCGACACGATCGACATCGGTATTCAACCGAATCTAAGCAGGGACTCAGATCGACGGTGAAGGAAAGTCTGCTCAGATCCGGCCAAATTTTGACGCTGATCGCGCCGATGCGACCTCACTACATTCACCTTCTCCCTAGGATATAATTTTAATCAAGGTGGCAACCGAGGGCCTCCGACGATGCCGCCGACGGTGGGCTGAGGCGATGAGTGGGAACAAGAACAGGTGATATTGGAATAGAGGATTCGATCTCTtgtaatcttttatttttttaatagtaaattttaggggttattatttataaaaaaattaaaagtaaaatagggataaaaaataaaaaaaattgatgaaaaaataataaataaaatttattaaaaaaataaaactaaagaagtaaataaaattgaaaaaaaattaaagaagtaaataaaattaaaaaaaaacttgttattTAAAGAATGAAGGGTGAAAATGTCATTTAAtagaggagagagagaggggtGGGCTGTCAAAAGGGATGGGAAAAGAAATTTAcatattgtagcaactacaaactaataattattatatatatatatatatatatatatatatatatatatatatataccgtaCCAAATTTTGATATATCAAAATTTCTGATATAAAActtatatcatattaaaaatttaatatactCAAACTTCGATATacttaattctaataaatatttttatatcaaaTTTTTCAGTAAAATGTATAATATAGAAATTGGAAATCGGCATACCCTACTGATCGGTCCTAGTCCAAttcttttttgaatttccttgttttttttcattgtagttttattttatttgtacaaTTGGTGATAATAAAGATTGGGACAAGTGCGAAACCGAACTACCGAAAGCCCTACTGTGACGAGTGATTTTATTGATCGGCTGTAGCAATCCAACTGCAAGCAGCCTTCTCTAATGCTCCTCCTCCGTCTCCGCAGCTCCAACCTCCTTTCAcctctccgccgccgccgccgctccgAAACCCTAATCCTTAACCCTCGCCGCCTCTGCACCTCCTCCTCCGAGTCGCAATCCCAAAGCCCCTCGTCGGAAGCGGCCCAGTGGACGGGCGAGATCCTATACTTGGACGAGTCCGGTGGCGTCATCGGCTCTGACCGCGGCCTCCGCCCCGCCGAGCCGGGACGCGACGCCCACGTCCTCGATGGCAGCCTCCTCCGCCCCATCCCCCGCTCCTCTGCCGCCGCTAAGCTCGTCGAACTCGCTCGCAGATGGCGCTGGGGCCCGGACCTCGACTCCAGCCTCGACCGCCTCCCCTTCTCCCCCGACCCATCCATCCTCTCCGTAGCTCTCGCGGCCCTACCCGCTGCTGACCCCGAACCGGCGATTTCCCTCTTCCGCTGGGCCCGACGCCAATCCTGGTTCGTCCCTTCGGACGCCATCTATGTCCTTCTCCTCGATCGTCTCTTTGCAGCCGCCGACTTTGACGCCATTCAATCCCTCTTCGAAGACATCCTAAAAGCCGCCACTTTTCCCGACGCTGAGCCCTCTGCAGCTACTTTCTCATCTTCCCTCAACCTCGCCGTACAATATCTCTGCAAATCTTCCAAACTCGACCTCGCCTTTTCCTTCTTCAAGAAATTGCGAGATGCTGGTTTCAAAGGAATAAACGCCCAGACCTATAATTCCCTCATGACTCTCTTCTTAAGCAAAGGCTTGCCCTATAAGGCCTTCGAGATCTACGAGTCCATGGAGGGCAGCCATTGCTTTCTTGATTCCCCTACCTATGATTTGATGCTCCCCGCCCTTGCCAAATCTGGTCGGCTCGATGCTGCACTCCGCCTATTCGAGGAAATGAAGACTAAGCGAGGCACTGAACGACTGGCATTGCCAATATATGCTGCGCTGGTGGATTGTTTAGGTAAGGCTGGAAGGCTAGATGCAGCAGTAGGGCTTTACCAGGAGATGCAGTCGGTCGGGTACAGGCCATCTGTCACAATGTACGTGTCCATAATCGAATCATTGGTGAAGGCTGGGAAGCTCGATGCTGGCTTCAAGCTTTGGCTGGAGATGAAAGGCACTGGCTTTCGTCCAAATTTTGGTCTTTATACTATGATGGTTGAAGCTCATGCAAGGTCTGGACGGCTTGATGCAGCGATATCCATCTTTGCTGATATGGAGAAGTCTGGTTTCCTCCCAACTCCATCCACCTATGCCTGCCTTATCGAGATGCACTCTGCTGCAGGACATGTGGATCATGCAATGAGGCTCTACAATTCAATGACCAATGCAGGACTACGACCGGGATTGAGCACATTTACATCCTTACTAAGTATTCTAGCCAACAAGAAACTTTTGGATTTGGCTGCAAAGGTTCTTCTTGAGATGAAAGCTGTTGGTTTTGCAGTGGATGTCAATGCGAGCGACTTGCTAATGATATACATCAAGGGTGGCTCAACTGATCTGGCATTGAAATGGCTTCGATTCATGGGTTCAGCTGGAATCAGAACTAATAATTTTATCATAAAGCAGCTTTTTGAGTCATGCATGAAGGCCAGGCTCTATGATTCTGCACAGCCATTGCTCGATACCTATGTGGGATCAGCCGCAAAGGTGGATTTGATACTCTACACTTCAGTTCTTGCTCATTTGGTGCGCTGTCAGGAGGAGAAGAATGAACGGGCTATAATGGAGATCATGGCTGTTACAAAGCACAAGGCTCATGAATTCCTGTGTGAGCTATTCACCGGACCAGAGCAGAGGAAGAAGCCTGTGCTATCATTTGTTCGGGAGTTCTTTCAAGGCATCGATTATGAAGCAGAAGAGGGTGCAGCAAAATACTTTGTGAATGTGCTTTTGAACTATTTGGTACTAATGGGGCAGATGAACAGAGCAAGATGCGTTTGGAAGGTAGCTTATGAGAACAAGTTGTTCCCTAAGGCAATTGTCTTTGATCAGCATATTGCATGGTCTTTGGATGTCCGGAACTTGTCTGTTGGGGCAGCTTTGGTGGCAACGGTGCATACCTTGCATAGATTTAGGAAGAGGATGCTATACTACGGTGTGGTTCCGCGGCGCGTCAAGTTGGTGACAGGGCCAACATTGAAGATGGTAGTGGCTCAGATGCTTAACTCAGTTGAGTCACCATTTGAGATTAGCAAAGTTGTGCTGAGAGCTCCAGGAGACTCAGTCCTAGAATGGTTCAAGAAGCCTATTGTCCAACAGTTTTTATTGAATGAAATACCATCGAAAGCAGATGTTTTGATGCATAAGCTCAATGTATTGTTCCCCAGTTCTGCTCCAGAAGTCCGGTCATTTTCCCCTCTGAAACAAGTTTCTAGAATGACAAGATAATGAACTGAATGTAAGTTATATTTAATTTGGATGATGATTGACCATATGCTGCATTGACAATGAAGGAAGAATTTGTGTATTATTCATGATCTATGTATGAGATTCATTTTGCATATGATGGTATATCTTTGCATGACCATAATTAGTAGATATAGATTATCCTGACATGGTTTTCTTACAATGAAATGAATTCTAAAACCACTAGAAATAAAACCCTTCCTAATCAGAAATCTTGTTGCTATAAAGTATAGGATGGATCACTTGTTTTTGTTGTGTCAACGATTCTTGATGATGAGTTGCAAACTTTGTTTCTTCTCAGTGCATTGCCTAACAGTTGCGAAACTTGAGCAAGCTCTTGATAATCCTATAGTAGATGCAAAGGTTACAATGGAACAAGTCAGGTGCAGTTTGCTGTATGAAAAGTTGAGAAGAAAGAACATTGATATATGCCTCACTCAGAGGTACTTTGTCATAGGAGCACAGAGGGTGATCTAAGTTCATAGATagagtaaagcagagaaaaagcaAGAGTAGATTCAAGCTCAGACTTTCTTTTTGTTTAGAAAATCTTACATTTTGGATCGTCTATTTTCTCTGTGATGGTGTTACTAATGTGAGCATTTAGCGGTGCTTTCTACTTATTATTACTTTTATTACTGTTATAGATGATCATTCCAAAATAAAGTTTGGGCATACCGGCATACCCATTGAAAataagaaattctggtggtcgatAACTTGattgttttccaagaatttcaTGGTATGGTTGAACGTGAGACTGGGAAGAGGCTCAAGTGCAATAAGATTAAACAATGCAAGTGCATATAGGTTAGATGTATTGTTTAACAAAAAGGTAGCACGTAATCAGAAGTAGATATGTTTCTTTTGAGGATCAAACTATTATATGTATTGTTAACAAAAAGGTAACATGTAATCAGAAGTACCCAATAAGCCTTCTTAGTGAAATAGACGTCGAGGCTAAAGTCAAAACCTAAGTTGAAGTTCAAGCTAAAGCAGGTGCCTAAGTGGAAGCTGAAGCTGATACCGAAGCTGGTGTTGATGTCTTAGAATAGGAACACAAGAGCAAGAAAATGGAAATCTCTTATCACTTCTCTCGTTTACGGAAGCTTTTGAGTTGTTGTTGGTATCATATTGGTTGATATGAATCTATTTAGTGCTTCAGTGAGCAGAGAATACATGTGATAAAAAGTGCTGACTCGCCCCAAGTGTCCCTTATCACCAGTCCTACAGTGAGATGAAAGAAATAAACCACGGTGACCGAGGACCTCTTTAGATggaagagattttattttctaaGGAATTCCTCAGTCGGGGATTCGATCTCTGTTCTCATATGATAATCTCATCCAAATAACAACTCGACTATATCCGTGGAGCATAAGTGAAAAATAAAGTGAGCAAAGATTACATATTTAATAGATACGGGTGCTGTGCACATTGCACAAGGTTCAGCTTGATATTTAGCAAGGAAAGCAACTTCCTATGTCTTCATCCCTGATGAGAGCATCGATCAAATCCTTAAGGAAATGATCTTTGAGAAATAAAATTCTGCCCAAGGAGGTGATTTCATCATCATGATTTACTCCCTTCATTTAGCTATAGGGCCAACGATAAGGTCGGCCCTGGACGAGGACCATACTGGGCGATGGCCCTAGGCCCAGAATTTGGGAGGgtccaaaattttttttttttagtattatatATTATAGGTATGTAGTTGGGGCCTTGGGTAGTTGGGCCCAAATttatatttcaaaatcttttgatattgtcttttCCTTTTATCCTTTTAGGTTGCAATTTGCAAAGTAGTAAATAAATGAAAAATTAGGGATTTGGGGCtgccatgaaataattggaagatataatcttattttttgaaaagtataggaATGATGATTTTATTGCAAGTTTGACTATTACTAAAAGTCTTGCATCATATATGAACATAGAGCCAATATTTACAACAAAACATCATatttttaggaaaaaataatttaatgaaaGAGAGAACGATGAAGTTTCATTATCAGTCctttagaattgattattttgttgttattgtgGGCATGACGATTGCTTCTTTAAAATGTAGATTTTAGCAaatgaaaacttttgaaaatatattcggttttttatttgattcaaaaaTGTTAAGAACTTTGAACGATGATGAATTGCGAAAATATTGTGTCAATCTAAAATTTACTCTAACTCATAACAACTCATCATATGTTAAGTTAGATAATTTATTTAccgaattaaaaaatattacaaataacttTACCAAATGTAGTAATGTCTACAATTGATATTCTTGAATTTGTTCAAAGTATAAATTATTATCCAAATGTTGTAATTACTTATAGAATCTTGTTGACTATGCTTGTTACGGTAGCATCGGCTGAAAggagtttttttaaattaaaattattgaaaatataTATGAGATCGTCAATGtcgcaaaaaaaaattaaatggattgataattttatgtattgaaaaagatattttgaaaaatcttgaaactgataatattatagatgattttgtaaatagaaaTGCTAGAAGAAATCGTTGTAAATGAAttgtatattattaaaaatttattttggatctCATTTTATTTTTTCGCCCCGGGCCTCCTGAGTCAAAGGACCGGGGCTAGCCAGCGGTGAAGGGTGCTTGGGGTGAACAAGTCACCTCTTGCCACATCAATTGATATTCAGTTTTGAATCCCTTTAAAGAATAAGTTCTTCCCACCTAGCAGATTGCTCGCTACgtatcgtgatttacctccttctgCAAGACGGGCAAGCATTGGAGGAGTGCTTGGGTGAGCATTATCATCTTTTTTACATTAcatcaattgatacacaattacccTGAGCTATGATACAACGACAAAGCTCACAAGCAGTCTCCCAAGCAATCATGATTTGATTCTTAGCTGTTGTGCACTGTATGATATTTTTCTTTTGTGGGATGATAAACTTGGACCGCCCTCTGCGAGCACTTCCATATTTATCCAAATTACCATTGGAAATGCCCTTGGGGGCGGATTAGTCATCCCTAGAATTAGTGGCCTCGAAAGGCTAGATACCTTATGttagttttaaataaaataaaaataaaatcagttGATACTCAGAATCTTCTAGGTAAACTCAATCGTCCACCAGGTGCATCAAACACAGACAAGTGTATACAAGAGATACTAAAAAGCCAAAGAAACTGAAAGAGATTAATTATGCAAGAAGAGATAGATTCTTTGCATAAAAACACATTTTTTATTTCGTAGATTTACCAATAGATCGAAAAACAAAGTATAAatggtttttttttcttgttgacGAGTGATGAGAATAGGTTGCTACAATCCAAGGTAAGGTTGGTTGTAAAAGGTTTTGCCCAGAAATTAAATATTGACTATGAAAATACTTTTTAACCTATCTTAAATATTTCTCTCATTCTGAGTGATTTTAAGACCAGTAATTATGCAAGTGCTTCCTTATTTACTTTGATGGTTGGTAAAAAATTTCTGTG
It contains:
- the LOC122027367 gene encoding pentatricopeptide repeat-containing protein At1g79490, mitochondrial-like — translated: MLLLRLRSSNLLSPLRRRRRSETLILNPRRLCTSSSESQSQSPSSEAAQWTGEILYLDESGGVIGSDRGLRPAEPGRDAHVLDGSLLRPIPRSSAAAKLVELARRWRWGPDLDSSLDRLPFSPDPSILSVALAALPAADPEPAISLFRWARRQSWFVPSDAIYVLLLDRLFAAADFDAIQSLFEDILKAATFPDAEPSAATFSSSLNLAVQYLCKSSKLDLAFSFFKKLRDAGFKGINAQTYNSLMTLFLSKGLPYKAFEIYESMEGSHCFLDSPTYDLMLPALAKSGRLDAALRLFEEMKTKRGTERLALPIYAALVDCLGKAGRLDAAVGLYQEMQSVGYRPSVTMYVSIIESLVKAGKLDAGFKLWLEMKGTGFRPNFGLYTMMVEAHARSGRLDAAISIFADMEKSGFLPTPSTYACLIEMHSAAGHVDHAMRLYNSMTNAGLRPGLSTFTSLLSILANKKLLDLAAKVLLEMKAVGFAVDVNASDLLMIYIKGGSTDLALKWLRFMGSAGIRTNNFIIKQLFESCMKARLYDSAQPLLDTYVGSAAKVDLILYTSVLAHLVRCQEEKNERAIMEIMAVTKHKAHEFLCELFTGPEQRKKPVLSFVREFFQGIDYEAEEGAAKYFVNVLLNYLVLMGQMNRARCVWKVAYENKLFPKAIVFDQHIAWSLDVRNLSVGAALVATVHTLHRFRKRMLYYGVVPRRVKLVTGPTLKMVVAQMLNSVESPFEISKVVLRAPGDSVLEWFKKPIVQQFLLNEIPSKADVLMHKLNVLFPSSAPEVRSFSPLKQVSRMTR